The Polyodon spathula isolate WHYD16114869_AA chromosome 10, ASM1765450v1, whole genome shotgun sequence genome contains the following window.
atcaatcggtccccttcattctttggaattccttggaatcattctagatacagaaaagtttgaagctagcctgcctgagtctaaacttaaccatattcgtttgctcattgaggattttcagatcagtaaaacaattaaaaaatgggcattgctttcattgctgggttattttaactttgcaatacgtatcattccacaggggaggacgtttatatctcgactgctagcgctggcatcaacagaaaaaaaaaaaaaaaatctggactcctatataaatatctcctcagacgctaggaaagacattaaaatgtggtctgcgcttattcagcactggagcggtctctctatgttttatgatAATTTCATTTCAGCGccacacgatatggctttatttactgatgcctcatctctgggattcggaggtctatttaacaatcaatggttttgcagtacatggcctgaggaaatggaaaacatatctcctcatctaaaatccacagctctgctagagatatacccaatggtagcagctgcccagctatggggtcatctctggtctaagaaatcaattctattttactgtgataattcaactacagtgcatattataaataaaggacgttcctcttcccctcttatcatgcaattgctacggcggctagtatggatttcagtctctaataatttcctaatacaagctcgccacctaccgggcatttttaataatgcagctgatgctctttctcgtttacaaatttccaaattccacagtttgctgcccacagctttgcaatatccagcagcaacgccacagttcaatcagctgattttcaactaaatccaactattaataaacttcttaattcagctcaagattacatggcatcagcacttgccccatctaccagatcctcgtactctacaggttgggcatgttatgtaactttttgtttacaaagcaggattaatcctactccattcaaccaggactggatcatggcgttcacagtgcatgcaaaggactctctacatctggcaccagctacaatcagactatatttgtcaggaattcagcatcaattttgcttgatgtccatcaattccccaactctattatcaattccagcggttcgtctccttttacgaggaatttccaagtgctctccggctccttcttctgctcgcctgcctatttctatagactttctcagtaacttgatttcaattctgcgccatggctgtttttctccatttgatgatttaactatggaagtcacatgtctatctgcatttttcgggtttttgagatgttctgaatatacagttccttctattgccagcttttcTGCCCTCGGTAtctgctgcagtgacctcaagctcatcccagattctcatttcatcttatttcttcgcatttcaaaaacagatcaactgcggcaaggacaatgtattcagctttctaagatcaactctcctctgtgtcccttcacttccatgttgaagtacattgcagaacgcaaggccatttcatcctccgaccctttgtttatcaattcaagccggtc
Protein-coding sequences here:
- the LOC121321928 gene encoding uncharacterized protein LOC121321928; the encoded protein is MVELSRLIIDLSAPRGSSTSSINSLIPQDQFSLHYITTADAIHSIKLAGRGSWLAKADISDAFKVMPIHPSLRHLFGICWHGKFYFSTQLTFGCRSSPKIFDTLSEALCWILLNVYHVPFLLHLLDDFLVISPPSDAPAEAISNLKSLFSEVGVLLSEEKSIGPLHSLEFLGIILDTEKFEASLPESKLNHIRLLIEDFQISKTIKKWALLSLLGYFNFAIRIIPQGRTFISRLLALASTEKKKKNLDSYINISSDARKDIKMWSALIQHWSGLSMFYDNFISAPHDMALFTDASSLGFGGLFNNQWFCSTWPEEMENISPHLKSTALLEIYPMVAAAQLWGHLWSKKSILFYCDNSTTVHIINKGRSSSPLIMQLLRRLVWISVSNNFLIQARHLPGIFNNAADAL